In Oncorhynchus gorbuscha isolate QuinsamMale2020 ecotype Even-year linkage group LG02, OgorEven_v1.0, whole genome shotgun sequence, a single genomic region encodes these proteins:
- the LOC123999429 gene encoding uncharacterized protein C11orf24-like isoform X1, with protein MTLHLLLVLGLFLLPCLSSHVISESCVIASLKMTNQTQCLEVCLLYMTCDHSVFWKENYTCFFLKCPNGTNCNDISVDDLIRIQDKNISDLKCDAGPTTESSSSSSITSSEIYQNPTAPELTASNNASQITDTSALNETDSTLHFREENGQAPISTAFTTITATPMPAAENDTFIPSKTVSNASRGTTVPDIPHKSTVQTSETTTSVKQEPRTTTPSALTPPPANPQMTTTALSTTNTTTITTVVAMLLTTTTTTHPTTNPPPTTTTTTAIPPLPTTTTTTIPLTTIPNITTPTTIDSSTVVERNPSPTIPAVPSSQATSRNAIVPSTFTVEVSTKRLDGGTNRAIIDVVAGGPLTRQLVDTSILLAVLLFGLVFFLVMVVLFLTQAYESYRTKDYTQVDYLINGMYSDSGV; from the exons ATGACCCTGCATCTTctcctggtcctggggctcttttTGCTGCCTTGTCTGTCATCCCATGTTATCAGCGAGTCCTGTGTTATAGCCAGCCTGAAAATGACAAATCAAACCCAATGCTTGGAAGTAT GCTTGCTGTATATGACCTGTGATCATTCTGTCTTTTGGAAAGAGAACTACACATGCTTTTTCTTGAAGTGTCCCAATGGCACTAACTGCAATGATATCTCCGTCGATGACCTGATAAGGATACAAG ATAAGAACATCAGTGATCTTAAGTGTGACGCTGGACCTACCACTGAGTCTTCAAGTTCCAGTTCCATAACTTCATCAGAAATCTATCAAAACCCCACTGCTCCTGAATTGACAGCCAGCAATAATGCCAGTCAAATTACAGACACCTCTGCCCTCAATGAGACTGACTCTACCTTGCATTTTCGTGAGGAAAATGGTCAGGCCCCCATCTCCACTGCATTTACTACCATTACTGCAACACCCATGCCAGCCGCTGAGAATGACACCTTCATTCCAAGTAAGACTGTTAGCAATGCCTCCAGAGGAACTACAGTACCTGACATACCCCATAAGTCAACAGTCCAAACCTCTGAGACAACCACTTCAGTAAAGCAGGAACCCAGAACTACGACTCCCTCAGCCCTGACCCCTCCACCAGCCAATCCACAGAtgacgacaacagcattatcaacaacaaataccactactatcaccactgtAGTAGCAATGCTGttaactaccaccaccacaacacacccaACAACAAATCCACCACCAACAACTACCACCACAACAGCAATACCACCACTGCCAACAACTACCACCACAACAATACCACTAACAACTATTCCAAACATAACCACCCCTACCACCATAGACTCATCTACAGTTGTGGAGAGGAATCCATCACCAACCATTCCGGCGGTCCCCAGCTCTCAAGCTACCTCCAGAAATGCCATAGTCCCTTCGACCTTCACTGTTGAGGTCAGCACAAAAAGGCTTGATGGAGGTACCAACAGAGCCATTATAGACGTTGTTGCCGGGGGGCCTCTGACACGCCAGTTGGTGGACACAAGTATCCTATTGGCTGTCCTGTTGTTTGGCCTAGTCTTCTTCCTGGTTATGGTTGTCCTCTTCCTCACACAGGCCTATGAGAGCTACAGGACGAAAGACTACACCCAGGTGGACTATCTCATCAATGGAATGTATTCTGATTCAGGGGTTTGA
- the LOC123999429 gene encoding uncharacterized protein C11orf24-like isoform X3 has product MTCDHSVFWKENYTCFFLKCPNGTNCNDISVDDLIRIQDKNISDLKCDAGPTTESSSSSSITSSEIYQNPTAPELTASNNASQITDTSALNETDSTLHFREENGQAPISTAFTTITATPMPAAENDTFIPSKTVSNASRGTTVPDIPHKSTVQTSETTTSVKQEPRTTTPSALTPPPANPQMTTTALSTTNTTTITTVVAMLLTTTTTTHPTTNPPPTTTTTTAIPPLPTTTTTTIPLTTIPNITTPTTIDSSTVVERNPSPTIPAVPSSQATSRNAIVPSTFTVEVSTKRLDGGTNRAIIDVVAGGPLTRQLVDTSILLAVLLFGLVFFLVMVVLFLTQAYESYRTKDYTQVDYLINGMYSDSGV; this is encoded by the exons ATGACCTGTGATCATTCTGTCTTTTGGAAAGAGAACTACACATGCTTTTTCTTGAAGTGTCCCAATGGCACTAACTGCAATGATATCTCCGTCGATGACCTGATAAGGATACAAG ATAAGAACATCAGTGATCTTAAGTGTGACGCTGGACCTACCACTGAGTCTTCAAGTTCCAGTTCCATAACTTCATCAGAAATCTATCAAAACCCCACTGCTCCTGAATTGACAGCCAGCAATAATGCCAGTCAAATTACAGACACCTCTGCCCTCAATGAGACTGACTCTACCTTGCATTTTCGTGAGGAAAATGGTCAGGCCCCCATCTCCACTGCATTTACTACCATTACTGCAACACCCATGCCAGCCGCTGAGAATGACACCTTCATTCCAAGTAAGACTGTTAGCAATGCCTCCAGAGGAACTACAGTACCTGACATACCCCATAAGTCAACAGTCCAAACCTCTGAGACAACCACTTCAGTAAAGCAGGAACCCAGAACTACGACTCCCTCAGCCCTGACCCCTCCACCAGCCAATCCACAGAtgacgacaacagcattatcaacaacaaataccactactatcaccactgtAGTAGCAATGCTGttaactaccaccaccacaacacacccaACAACAAATCCACCACCAACAACTACCACCACAACAGCAATACCACCACTGCCAACAACTACCACCACAACAATACCACTAACAACTATTCCAAACATAACCACCCCTACCACCATAGACTCATCTACAGTTGTGGAGAGGAATCCATCACCAACCATTCCGGCGGTCCCCAGCTCTCAAGCTACCTCCAGAAATGCCATAGTCCCTTCGACCTTCACTGTTGAGGTCAGCACAAAAAGGCTTGATGGAGGTACCAACAGAGCCATTATAGACGTTGTTGCCGGGGGGCCTCTGACACGCCAGTTGGTGGACACAAGTATCCTATTGGCTGTCCTGTTGTTTGGCCTAGTCTTCTTCCTGGTTATGGTTGTCCTCTTCCTCACACAGGCCTATGAGAGCTACAGGACGAAAGACTACACCCAGGTGGACTATCTCATCAATGGAATGTATTCTGATTCAGGGGTTTGA
- the LOC123999429 gene encoding uncharacterized protein C11orf24-like isoform X2, whose translation MLGSLLYMTCDHSVFWKENYTCFFLKCPNGTNCNDISVDDLIRIQDKNISDLKCDAGPTTESSSSSSITSSEIYQNPTAPELTASNNASQITDTSALNETDSTLHFREENGQAPISTAFTTITATPMPAAENDTFIPSKTVSNASRGTTVPDIPHKSTVQTSETTTSVKQEPRTTTPSALTPPPANPQMTTTALSTTNTTTITTVVAMLLTTTTTTHPTTNPPPTTTTTTAIPPLPTTTTTTIPLTTIPNITTPTTIDSSTVVERNPSPTIPAVPSSQATSRNAIVPSTFTVEVSTKRLDGGTNRAIIDVVAGGPLTRQLVDTSILLAVLLFGLVFFLVMVVLFLTQAYESYRTKDYTQVDYLINGMYSDSGV comes from the exons ATGCTTGGAA GCTTGCTGTATATGACCTGTGATCATTCTGTCTTTTGGAAAGAGAACTACACATGCTTTTTCTTGAAGTGTCCCAATGGCACTAACTGCAATGATATCTCCGTCGATGACCTGATAAGGATACAAG ATAAGAACATCAGTGATCTTAAGTGTGACGCTGGACCTACCACTGAGTCTTCAAGTTCCAGTTCCATAACTTCATCAGAAATCTATCAAAACCCCACTGCTCCTGAATTGACAGCCAGCAATAATGCCAGTCAAATTACAGACACCTCTGCCCTCAATGAGACTGACTCTACCTTGCATTTTCGTGAGGAAAATGGTCAGGCCCCCATCTCCACTGCATTTACTACCATTACTGCAACACCCATGCCAGCCGCTGAGAATGACACCTTCATTCCAAGTAAGACTGTTAGCAATGCCTCCAGAGGAACTACAGTACCTGACATACCCCATAAGTCAACAGTCCAAACCTCTGAGACAACCACTTCAGTAAAGCAGGAACCCAGAACTACGACTCCCTCAGCCCTGACCCCTCCACCAGCCAATCCACAGAtgacgacaacagcattatcaacaacaaataccactactatcaccactgtAGTAGCAATGCTGttaactaccaccaccacaacacacccaACAACAAATCCACCACCAACAACTACCACCACAACAGCAATACCACCACTGCCAACAACTACCACCACAACAATACCACTAACAACTATTCCAAACATAACCACCCCTACCACCATAGACTCATCTACAGTTGTGGAGAGGAATCCATCACCAACCATTCCGGCGGTCCCCAGCTCTCAAGCTACCTCCAGAAATGCCATAGTCCCTTCGACCTTCACTGTTGAGGTCAGCACAAAAAGGCTTGATGGAGGTACCAACAGAGCCATTATAGACGTTGTTGCCGGGGGGCCTCTGACACGCCAGTTGGTGGACACAAGTATCCTATTGGCTGTCCTGTTGTTTGGCCTAGTCTTCTTCCTGGTTATGGTTGTCCTCTTCCTCACACAGGCCTATGAGAGCTACAGGACGAAAGACTACACCCAGGTGGACTATCTCATCAATGGAATGTATTCTGATTCAGGGGTTTGA